A genomic stretch from Mastacembelus armatus chromosome 7, fMasArm1.2, whole genome shotgun sequence includes:
- the nkain4 gene encoding sodium/potassium-transporting ATPase subunit beta-1-interacting protein 4, which yields MGCCSGRCTLIFLCTLQLVLALERQVFDFLGYQWAPILANFFHIIIVILGLFGTIQYRPRYIVVYTVWAALWVAWNIFIICFYLDVGDLSKDSDLLTFNISAHHSWWSEHGPGCVRREMPQDSGVRSTESHSYITVMGCLMEYQYIEVMHSGVQILVALLGFVYACYVVSAITEEEDSFDFIGGFDPFPLYHVNEKPSHLLLKPMYLST from the exons GTTTTGGCTTTAGAAAGACAGGTCTTTGACTTCCTGGGTTACCAGTGGGCCCCAATCCTTGCCAACTTCTTCCACATCATCATTGTCATCCTTGGCCTCTTTGGCACCATTCAGTACCGGCCGCGCTACATTGTTGTG TATACAGTATGGGCTGCTCTGTGGGTAGCCTGGAATATCTTCATCATCTGTTTCTACCTGGATGTAGGGGACCTGTCCaag GACAGTGATCTGCTGACATTTAACATCTCAGCCCACCACTCCTGGTGGAGCGAGCATGGGCCGGGCTGTGTGAGGAGAGAGATGCCCCAGGATTCAGGGGTCCGCTCCACAGAGAGCCACTCCTACATCACTGTCATGGGCTGCCTTATGGAGTACCAGTACATTGAGGTCATGCACAGCGGCGTACAGATTCTTGTTGCT ctcCTGGGCTTCGTGTATGCCTGTTATGTTGTCAGCGCTATCACTGAAGAGGAGGACAGCT TTGATTTTATTGGTGGATTTGACCCATTCCCACTCTACCATGTCAATGAGAAACCATCTCATCTCCTCTTAAAGCCCATGTACCT GTCTACGTAA